The DNA window GGCTTGGCCGCTCCATCAGGATGACATCGGGTGTGCCTCGGTGCCTCCGTGCGTGGGCATGAAAACGGCCCCGGAGCGAGATCGCTCCGGGGCCGTGTTCATCGTGCAGATCCGCCGATCAGACGCCGCGGTCCTCGTCGCCGGGCTGGCGCTGGTGCGGCTTCAGGGGCACGTCGGACTGCTCCAGGCGAAGCTCGGTGCCGGGCTTCATCCCCTCGCCCACGCGCGCCTGGCTGTTCATCGCCTGCGGCTGCTCCACCACCGGCACCGCGTGCTGGCCGAACGGGCTCTGGTTGTCGAGCTCGTCTTCGGAGAAGTTGGTGCGGTTGGCTTCCTGCACCTCGGGACGCTCACTCACGCGCGGCCACCCGCCGTACCCCTCGTCGTCCATCTGGTCGCGGTCGGCCTTTTCGATCGCGAACTCGCGGTGCGAGTGCGAATCGTCGCTGCGGGCGGGGTCCGTTTCGCGCCCCTGGCGGCGGCTGCCCATCCCCGAGCGGTTCCCGGTCCACTCTGTGCTCATCTCGTCATCCTCGTCGAAGTCATCCCCGTAGTCCGCCCGCGGATGCAGGCGCTCGCGCTCGTCCTCGATCTCCATCCGGTTGATCACCGTGCCCACCCCGGGCACGGCCTGGGCCACGGCCACCGCGTGGCGCGCCTCGTCGCGCGTCCACACCGAGCCCGAAAGCTCCACGATGCCATGGCTCACCGCGCCCACGTCGATCCCCCGCGCCGACAGCACGTCGTCGTCCAGGAAGGCATCCAGCACCGTGTCTTCCAGCACGGCCAGCGAGTCCTGGTCGGCCTGGTCGCGGCGCAGCCGGGCCGGGTACGACGTCGTTCCCTCCACGCCTTCCTCACTCCCCGTGCGGCGCGGCGCCGGCCGTCCGGCCGTGCGCCCGGTGAGGAATGCCGCCAGGGCGAGCCCGCCCAGTGCGCCCAGCGCATAGAGCAGGTTGCGCCCGGCGTTGCTGGGCTCTTCCAGGTCGACCACGTACTGGCGGTTCTGGGGCTTTCTGGCGCGCGGGGCCGCTTCCGTCTCGACCTCGTACTTGCGGTCCTGACGCTTTTTGTCGTTCGGGGCCGCTTCCAGTTCGACCTCGTACTGGCGGTCCTGGCGCTTCTTGTCGTTCTGGGCCATGGGCTCTCAACGCGTTGTCGGGACGAACGATTGAAGCCGCAGGGGAAAGCAATTCGCGTTCCCATGCGGCTTCGTGCGTGTGGCGTGGCGCCGGCCCAGTCAGGGCGTGGTCTGCCCCTCGCGCTGCTGGCGGCGTCGCTCGTTCTCGCGTTCGCGGATGGCGCGTCCGCGCTCGCGCAGGTGGCGTTCGCGCGACACGTCCTCCTCCTGGCGGTCCATCTCGCGGCGCTGGTCGCGCTCCGTGCGCTGCTCCTCTTCGCGGTCGCGCGGCGGCGGGGGTCCCCGGGGAAGCGGCACGCTCCGCCCGCCGATCACCGCGCGGCCGTTGTCCAATCCCCAGCGGCGGCCCTTGGCATCGCGGAACGTCCAGTCCAGCAGGCTCCGCTGGTACGCCGCCTCGTCCGCGATGCTGTCGTTCAGCCCGTTGATGCGGCTCTCGAGATGACGCCGGTAGCGCTCTTCTTCGTTCAGCTTGCGTTCGGGGATGGCCTGCGGCGTCACGGCCAGGCGCGGATCGCCGTACTCGGGCGAAAGCCCGCGACGTCCCGCTCCCGTGCCTTGCCCCGCGCCGCCCGCCTGTCCCGCCGCCGCGCCGGGCGCGGACCCGCCAACCGTCCCGCCGCCCGCCCCGGGCGCACCAGGGAGTGCCCGCGGAATGCCGGACGGCACGCCGTTCGGGAACGCCACCGGGTTCGGCAGGCGTGCCAGTGCCGAGTCCGCCGCGCCGGCCCCGATCACCGCGTCCGCGCTGACCGCGGCGCCGGCCGAGGCGGGGGGCAGCTCGCCGGGCGTCGCCATGGAACCCCACTCGCCCACGTCCAGGTACTCCACCAGTTCCAGCGTGCGCTCCTCTTCGCCGGTGGTGAACGCGGGCGTCCGGTCCTCGCGCTCGGGGAGCAGCAGAACAGCGACCGCGAGCAGCGCGTGAAGGACGACGGAGATGCCGAGGGTGCGCCCGGTGAACAGCGGCGAACGTTCCGGGCGCCGCCGGGTGAACGGGGCACGCACGCGAACCGCCGGCCCCGGCGCGGGAGCACCGGCCGGGTGTGCCGCGGGACGCGGCGGGGCGGAAACGGCGGGAGGAGTCATTACCGTGATTCTACTCCCCCGGTCTACACCTGTTCCGAGCCACCGCCACGTGAAGCCGGTGAACCCGCGGCCAGTCCCTCGACCCGCCGAAGCGCGATCTGTCATCCCGACGGAGCGGCCACGGAAAACCTGCACGCACACCCTCGCTTGCAGCGACCGAGGGATCCGCCACGCCGCCGTCGAAGCGAGCCAGAGTTTCGGATGCGCCGGCGCCTGCCTGAGCGGGTGAACGCGCCGCTACGAAAGCGGAAAGCCCCGGCGAGGGCCGCCATCGCGTCCCGTCCGGGGCTTCACCTGCACGCGCGCCGAACCTGCCGAAGCGCAATCTAAATCTCCCCTCTCCGCATGCGCAGCATGCGGGGAGGGGCCGGGGGAGGGGCCCACCCGAGGCATGCGCCGCGGCCATCGAAACGCGCCACCGATCCGCCAGCCGCGAAAAGACCGAGGCCCGGAGATCCGTGCCGCTGCCGCGCCCAACCTGAGAAGTGGCGCAGGCAAGATCCTTCGGCCCGCAACCCCTCTGCTGCGGGTCAGTTTGGTGCGCCTGGGCCTCAGGATGACAGGCCGTCGTCGCGCCGCCCCGACGGAAGCGCACCGGGTTGGCTCCCTTCCCCCGCGCAGTTTGCGGGGGAAGGGCTGGGGATGGGGGGCGCCCGGGGCATGCGCCGAACCCCGCCAACCGCGCCCTTTCCGAGTCCTAAGGCTCAGTGACCGCTGCCGCGCTCTACCGAGTACGCGTCCGCGGCAAGATCCTTCGGCCCGCGTAGGACGGCGTACGTGAAGGTTCAGTGCGCCTGGGCCTCAGGATGACAGGGTACCGTGGACGATCCTACACCCCTGCCGTGGCCACCAGCCCCGCCATTCGCGCGGCCCCCTGCCGCAGCCGGTCTTCCGTGCAGGTGAGCGCGATGCGGACGAACCCCTCGCCGCCTTCCCCCAGCGACTTGCCCGGC is part of the Longimicrobium sp. genome and encodes:
- a CDS encoding BON domain-containing protein; translated protein: MAQNDKKRQDRQYEVELEAAPNDKKRQDRKYEVETEAAPRARKPQNRQYVVDLEEPSNAGRNLLYALGALGGLALAAFLTGRTAGRPAPRRTGSEEGVEGTTSYPARLRRDQADQDSLAVLEDTVLDAFLDDDVLSARGIDVGAVSHGIVELSGSVWTRDEARHAVAVAQAVPGVGTVINRMEIEDERERLHPRADYGDDFDEDDEMSTEWTGNRSGMGSRRQGRETDPARSDDSHSHREFAIEKADRDQMDDEGYGGWPRVSERPEVQEANRTNFSEDELDNQSPFGQHAVPVVEQPQAMNSQARVGEGMKPGTELRLEQSDVPLKPHQRQPGDEDRGV